The following coding sequences are from one Candidatus Cloacimonadota bacterium window:
- a CDS encoding FHA domain-containing protein has protein sequence MKCPACNAINPDHAIFCKSCGKALRSNLRTCPNGHDYDASLPACPHCPPARDNLGLQPTARMGDDVDKTRLDTSKARLQPGHAAPSAPADDKTVILGAEPSEPEAESGSEAKPRPQANRMLTGWLVTFDIDPMGRDYKLYQGRHIIGSAQNCDIRLSIPGVSAEHAVLLCRNGKYIIEDNLSSNGTFVNGEMIEDKVYLNENDIIRIATVDLKLKTV, from the coding sequence ATGAAATGCCCCGCTTGCAATGCCATCAATCCAGACCACGCCATTTTTTGCAAATCATGCGGAAAAGCGCTGCGCTCGAACTTGCGCACCTGTCCGAATGGCCACGACTACGATGCCAGCTTGCCTGCCTGTCCACATTGCCCGCCGGCTCGTGATAACCTGGGTTTGCAGCCCACCGCCAGAATGGGTGATGACGTGGATAAAACCCGGTTGGATACCTCCAAAGCACGCCTCCAGCCAGGACACGCCGCTCCTTCTGCCCCAGCGGACGACAAAACTGTGATTCTGGGAGCAGAACCCAGCGAGCCTGAAGCTGAATCAGGCTCTGAAGCCAAACCTCGTCCCCAGGCAAATCGGATGCTCACGGGTTGGCTGGTGACCTTCGACATCGATCCCATGGGACGGGATTACAAGCTCTACCAGGGACGCCACATCATCGGTAGCGCGCAAAACTGCGACATTCGGCTGTCCATACCCGGTGTTTCTGCCGAACATGCTGTTCTGCTCTGTCGTAACGGCAAATATATCATCGAAGACAACCTTTCCTCAAACGGTACTTTCGTGAATGGCGAGATGATTGAGGACAAGGTTTATCTGAATGAAAACGATATTATCCGCATCGCCACGGTGGATTTGAAGCTTAAAACGGTTTGA